The following proteins are encoded in a genomic region of Saccharopolyspora antimicrobica:
- a CDS encoding esterase-like activity of phytase family protein, with protein sequence MAKKTALSGVLAAGLLVAAAAPATAGPDRVELVGETTLPHAMQFDGTTVGGLSGIDYNPQTGEWVLISDDRSDRQPARIYTGRFDGGEFRLTGTNPLLRPDGTTYPQGTVDPEDVRWDPWTGEIWWTSEGERAQQLIDPTVRRAKADGSFTGDLPIADNLRMRPETGPKQNEVLEGLTLAQGGSLVVSAMEGPLVEDGESPTAEHGALSRITVQTRHGRVLGQYAYPLDPVFAESPTGGFANNGVTAILADRGGDHLVLERSFVTGVGNSVRLYRVNLRNATDVRDVDSLAGADVRPLRKELVADLGDFDLSTVDNVEGMTWGPWLPDGRRSLVLISDDNFSPTQTTQLITLAVR encoded by the coding sequence ATGGCGAAGAAAACTGCGCTGAGCGGAGTGCTGGCCGCGGGGCTGCTGGTCGCGGCCGCGGCCCCGGCGACGGCCGGGCCCGACCGGGTCGAGCTGGTCGGCGAGACCACCCTGCCGCACGCGATGCAGTTCGACGGCACCACCGTCGGCGGGCTCTCCGGGATCGACTACAACCCGCAGACCGGGGAGTGGGTGCTGATCAGCGACGACCGCTCCGACAGGCAGCCGGCGCGGATCTACACCGGCCGCTTCGACGGCGGCGAGTTCCGGCTGACCGGCACGAACCCGCTGCTGCGCCCGGACGGCACCACCTACCCGCAGGGCACCGTGGACCCGGAGGACGTGCGCTGGGATCCGTGGACCGGCGAGATCTGGTGGACCAGCGAGGGCGAGCGCGCCCAGCAGCTGATCGACCCGACGGTCCGCCGCGCGAAGGCGGACGGCTCCTTCACCGGTGACCTGCCGATCGCCGACAACCTGCGGATGCGTCCGGAGACCGGCCCGAAGCAGAACGAGGTGCTGGAGGGGCTGACGCTGGCGCAGGGCGGCTCCCTGGTGGTCAGCGCGATGGAGGGCCCGCTGGTCGAGGACGGCGAGTCGCCGACCGCCGAGCACGGCGCGCTGTCCCGGATCACCGTGCAGACCCGCCACGGCCGCGTCCTCGGGCAGTACGCCTATCCGCTGGACCCGGTGTTCGCCGAGTCCCCGACCGGCGGTTTCGCCAACAACGGCGTCACCGCGATCCTGGCCGACCGGGGCGGCGACCACCTGGTCCTGGAGCGCTCCTTCGTCACCGGCGTCGGCAACTCGGTCCGGCTCTACCGGGTCAACCTGCGCAACGCCACCGACGTGCGCGACGTCGACTCGCTGGCCGGCGCCGACGTCCGCCCGCTGCGCAAGGAGCTGGTGGCCGACCTGGGCGACTTCGACCTGAGCACGGTGGACAACGTGGAGGGCATGACCTGGGGCCCGTGGCTGCCGGACGGCCGCCGCAGCCTGGTCCTGATCAGCGACGACAACTTCTCCCCCACGCAGACGACCCAGCTGATCACCCTCGCGGTGCGCTGA